In a single window of the Nilaparvata lugens isolate BPH chromosome 1, ASM1435652v1, whole genome shotgun sequence genome:
- the LOC120355554 gene encoding uncharacterized protein LOC120355554: protein MGDIYNTMESRKDDLSVQLSTSSLQLPMGDGGGGGGYMGVGMGDAMNRPSPPLALFYPQLGYEIHPFLLSQHHAHARHPNMAATPFEEADDASHLLDNEHAVFGAPNMLEDPLRTPKHKPVKRKPIETPYPVEPCAADSNADYAIKNRKIFICKLCEKTFKFQTSLLRHNNKVHISKYQCQTCHRVFSRQAYLDVHTSKQGSSCYLGNYSNAKPRSKLNKLPPPPPLPQQQQLQQ, encoded by the coding sequence ATGGGAGACATTTACAACACAATGGAAAGTAGAAAGGACGACCTGTCAGTGCAGCTGTCGACCAGCAGTCTGCAGCTGCCGATGGGCGACGGGGGTGGCGGGGGCGGCTACATGGGGGTGGGGATGGGAGATGCGATGAACCGGCCGTCACCGCCGCTGGCACTGTTCTACCCACAGCTGGGCTACGAGATCCATCCATTTCTGCTGTCACAACACCACGCGCATGCGCGTCACCCTAACATGGCCGCCACCCCCTTCGAGGAGGCAGACGACGCGAGTCACCTGCTCGACAACGAACACGCCGTCTTCGGCGCCCCCAACATGCTCGAGGACCCCCTGCGCACCCCCAAGCACAAGCCAGTCAAGCGCAAGCCCATAGAAACGCCCTACCCCGTCGAGCCTTGTGCCGCCGACTCCAACGCCGACTACGCCATCAAAAATAGGAAGATTTTTATCTGCAAACTGTGCGAGAAGACGTTCAAATTCCAAACATCGTTACTGCGTCACAACAACAAGGTGCACATCAGCAAATACCAGTGCCAGACTTGCCATAGGGTGTTCTCCAGGCAGGCTTACCTGGATGTGCACACCTCCAAGCAGGGCAGCTCCTGCTATCTGGGCAACTACTCCAACGCCAAACCACGCTCAAAACTCAACAAactaccaccaccaccaccactacCACAACAACAACAACTGCAACAATAA